Genomic segment of Triticum aestivum cultivar Chinese Spring chromosome 6A, IWGSC CS RefSeq v2.1, whole genome shotgun sequence:
CAGCAGGGTCCTGCTGCTTCTCCTCAAATGGCAGCCCAAGCTTCTTGCAGATCAGCTTCTGAGCCTGCGAGATGGCATCGCTGCCGCACCTAGACTTGGCCCGATGGTGACACCTAAGCCTATTGGTTTGAACAGTGTGATTGCAAGGATGCCCGGGATCACAGGCTCGGGGATGTAAGCGATGAACCGGTCGAGGGCGGCGGAGGGGGGACGTTGTCACCGTTGGCGAGGGTGGCAGTGGGGGACGAGATCAGCGCGGGCAAATTGGTGGGCAGAAGACACACTGCCAGATATCTCACTAGCAGCAGTCTGCTGAATCGCATCTTGGGAGGCCAGGGAAACCTGCATGGGCGCAAGAGGGTTAAGAGAAGAGCCCAATGACGGCCGATCGACACATGTCATAAGGAGCGGGCGGCTCGGTTGCACTCTCAACGTTTTCCTGGCCCAAAGGCCCTTGGAAGCAGCCCAACTACCGGCTCGGCAGAAGGCGGGGGCAGTAGGTCATGCAACTCCAGGCGGAGAAGTTGCAAGCCCGCTTCCATCTAGTCAATGACAAGGGCAGCATGCACCGGAGCGGACCCAAGGATGGGCCCGACAGAGCAGGTGGTCTAGTCCCTCGCCTTGACCGTCTCGCGGTAGGCGTTGAAGAGGGAGGAGCCAGGGCTCGCATTTCCATCGCCCAAACATCAGCATCATAACGGCAATGCTCCAGCCACGGTGCAGCCAAGAAGAGAAAGCGCTCATGGGAGGGAGCAGGGCAGAGCTCACGGATGCTGAGGGTTGCACCAGAGTGCACGCGAGCTTAGGAGCTACAGCAGTGGCAAGCGGCCCGCCTGTGCAACCAGACGTGGTACAGCTGTCAGACAGCGTGGGACGCTGTGAGCATGCGCCCAACTGCACCGTTAGCCCACCGTTGCCCACCATGGACAGGAGGTAACACAGAGTGGAGTGTGTCCTGCGTCGCTAGGTCATCCACTGGAAGAGACGGAACAGGCGCCTGCAAACCAAGCACTTGCGGAGGGAGAGGCACAGGTGCCGGCAACAGACTGGACGGCGGCCCAGCATGGTGAGCACCCGGCTTGCGGCGCCAATTCGAGGAAGAGCTCCTGCCAAGACGGTACAAGACCGAACGGGCAAGCTCGGGAGAGGGGGGGCATCGATAAGCCCTCAAGCACAAGGGTAGCAACAGATGGAGGTGTCCCAATAACCGTCACCAGCAGCATCACTAGACGCCGCTAGAGTGCCCTCATGACACGGGAAGTAGGCGAGGGAGTCGAGATGGATCAGCACCGGGCACTGCAGGGCCACGGGGTGTGGGATGTCCAACAAATCCCATGGGTTGTCGTTGATGTTCTCGTCGAAGCCGGTAGGCGAGGGAGTCGAGATGGATCAGCACCGGGCACTGCAGGGCCACGGGGTGTGGGATGTCCAACAAATCCCATGGGTTGTCGTTGACATTCTCGTCGAAGCCGTCCGGCAGTGCGAGCAACTGGAGGGGTTGTTGTTCGGCAGCGATTTACCGACCCTAAACATCACCTTCTTCAGCGGCAAGTTGGGGTCGGCCATCCAAGCGTACACAATGAAGTGGCACATCGTCTGTTGTGTCGTCTCCACCAAGAAGGCCTCATTGGGCAGGCCCTCGATGAAAAGCCGGACGCGGTACCTAAGGAGGATCATCTCCGCGAAGAGGTTGGCCGCATAATCCTATAAGCAGATTGTGCCACATCCATCCATAAACAATCTCGCATATCTTGCTTTGCTGCTCCTTCACTATGGACGTTTGGAAGTTGCTGCTCTCAATGCCCAACCTGAAGCTGTCTCGAGCACCTTCTGCTGCTAACATTGTAGGCTGGTGGTCTAACGCATTGCTGCTCTCTCGGCTAGAAAACAGCATCGGTGGGGATCCCTAACCATCCTTGCGAGGTGGATGGTCTAGAAGGCAAGGAGCTGCAGGATCATCAATAACAAAGCTATCGCTGCTCATCTTGTTGCTAAGATCTCTGAACTGAATGTATGGTGTGGCGCCGGGGTGCCAGGGTGCAGTGTGACATCCTGAACATCTCTATTAATCTCTTGTACAGGCTAGCATCtcaggtttttcttttcttttgtgctTCGCTTTTCGTGTTCTGTAACTTCATTTATTCCTCTTAATATAATTGAAAGCAGTGCTGCTGCATTTCGTCAAAAAACTCACATATGATCAAAAAGGCAGAGAAAACTTACATGACAAGCATATATGGAATGAACAATTTGAAAATAAGAAGTGCCGTCATAAGAAATGGCTGCCATGAAAAAAAAAGGAGGAATGATCAGTAACTGGAATTAAAAAGACGACCTTAAAAAGAAAAACACATCACAAGCACTTACACTAAATATTGTGATGAATCTGTACACAGATGAGATCTCAAAGCTTGCAATACTTGCAAAATTACCagttccaaagaaagcaacattgaatAAGATCATCTGCAAGGCAAAATGCATTTGTAAAAGATACACAAGAACTAGTAGCAGAGGCCTTGGAACTTTGGAGCTGGTAAGGTAGGAAAGGTGGATGTGAATGTTGAGTGGCCTGAAAATACTGCATCAATCAAGAAATGCCTTCACACAGCCAATGGGTGTCAGGCTTGTGGAGGCAAATATGTGACAACTACAAGCACCAGAACATATATAAGGCAAACAAGGAACCTCAAGGGACTTAACAAAAAATGAAGTGCACTGATTTCAGTTCAATGAAACCCAACAATCCCTTTAACTCACTTGATATCGCTCATCAGAACCCTAAAATTTTAAGCCTATGATACTATCAATTCCATTGTCCTACTGCAATACCATCGAGTCTTTCTTCCTACCTATTGGCATGTCTACTGATTTCACAGGCTCCATTGGCTATCCCTACTAAAGGATTCAGCTTTGACTGTAGTTAATACATCTTCATATTGGCGGATGACCCGTGTTCATAAGATAATTAAATTTTTTTCAAGCAACCGGCAGGAGTGCTGCCTTTTCATCAAGAGAGGAGAGAACAAAGTATGTTTATAAGCTATTATTAGTCAGGAACCTTGTATAGTGCTGAACATCTTCCTCAGTGCTGTTATGCACCTCAGCTATGGATTGAGATCATATTACTCAGAAAGCATACTGCAGTCCAGAACACAAAATGGGAAAAGATCATAGGCTTACAAATAACAGAGGGATTCGTAAATCAGATAGTTGTAAGCATCTTTCGTCATAGCCATAAACTGATCCATCCGCAAGGCCACTGTGGCATGAAGAATTGCTTCCTTCAGAGCAATACAAGTTGGCAGATTCAAGAAATGTCCATCCCATGAGTACCAGCGCAAAAGCACTATAGAAAACCGCTTCATAGCTGCAGAGGTCAAATTTTCAAACAACGTATGATGTACATGTCATCCCATGGATATATCAACAAAATCTTTGATCTATGAATACTTCAACATAAGTTAACTGCATACCCAATAGAAAGCAGCAGAAACGGAGGAGCAAAACCCAAGAAGATAGATGTAAGACGGGATAGAACACTACAAGGTGAAAAGAGCGGTAGCGCCATCGCAAAACCTGCCAAAACATGATATGTTAAAAAAACAAACACCCAAAAGTCTTAGAAGTTCAGCAAGAGCAAACCAGGATAACAATAATCAAAAGATAGCCCATATGGTTTCAACAACAAAATGGTGCATGTTTAATGCAGTTTAGCAAACTCGATTTCAGATAGAAGAAGCTTTGTTGATCCGTGTGGTAATGTAAAACTAAAGTTAGTTTCTTTACCCGGGATCAGCTATTTCTCAGTGTCTCGGATAATTTGTATTTCCTTCTTTTAGATGTACAGTTTCTGTCAACATATTCCAGTGCAGTCCTGAGATCTTTTCCCGTAAAACTGAACACTgacataagagcaactccaatgcacCGACCCATTTTGTCCGCGCGTGCCCGTTTGGGTCGCAgcggacagaaaagtcggcccaacgcgccaACCCAAACGGACCCAAACGGACGTGCGTCCGCTTTTCGTCTGCCTGACGACCCATTGCTGGCCCAAATTTGGGCCTCATTTGCGTTGGCGTGGACACGAAGCGGATGCGCGCTACGCGCGCCTGCTCCCCGCGCTGCTCCCCCTGGCCCGccagtcggtggcacattggccattCTCTTCCACCCCCATCGACAGCAAGCCCTCGCCCGCCCCACCCCGTCGCCGGCACCGCCCAGCTCCGGTGCCCCTGCCAGCAGTCCGCGCCCACACACCTCCCCCGCACACTGCCACCTCCCACATCGCCGTCACCACCGTCTCACCGCCGGGCCACCGCAGCTTCCCACCCCCACCCCGACGTCGCCGCAAGCACGAAGTCGCCCCCGCGCCCCCGGCCAGCTCCTTCGCCTGACGCGGACAAGCCAGCTACCTGGTCCAGAGGAGGCGCGCGTCTCTTCGCCGGCTAGCTTCTTCAACGACGCCCGCaagttgttcgacagtttgcccccaaggtacaaatggactccggcgacgagttctttttccacaatttcctctgcgactccgacgattcctcATCCGACGATGAGGAGATGGTGGCTGCCTTGTTGGTCTATGACCACCTTAGTAGGAGCGGCCGTTGTTCCGGGGCTCGATCCCGGGGCACactccggcgttgaatcgcaaccgagagagcggccatttccttctttggaaggaccaCTTTGAGACACCCAGCCCGCTCTTCAAACATCACCAATTCCGGCGCCGCTTCCGTATggctaggcatgttttcaaccgtataCGGGAGGGGGTGGTCGGATATGTTAAGTATTTCGAGTGCAAGgaggatgcccttggaaagattggattctcctcttatcagaaatgcactgggagtacccggtgatctcattgatgagtacgtccgtatgagcaaGTCTACGTGCCTAGACTCCATGTACAAGTTTTGCAAGGCTGTGATTGCaatgtttggccctgagtacttgagagagccaactGCCGAAGATATAGACCGCTTGTTGatgatgaatgccagcaggggcttcccagggatgcttggcagcatagactgcatgcactcgGAGTGGAAGAAcagcccttctgcttggcaagggcagtataggGGCCATGTCAAGGCTTGCATtgtcatacttgaggccgtggcctaacaagatctctggatctggcactctttcttcggcatggccggattgcacaatgatatcaacgtgtttcaacgctcgccggtgtttgcaaggcttgccgaaggcaactgcCGGCCGGTGAATGTTAACATCAACGACCACAACTACAACAAAGGATATTACCTAGCTGACGGTATCTATCCttagtggaccactattgtgaagacaatccccaaccctatcggagagaagaggaggAGATTTGCCcgagagcaagagagtgctaggaaggatgtcgagcgtgcatTTGGTGTGTTCTGCGATCTCGATGGGGCATCCTTCGGTATCCTGCTAGAACTTGGAGCACCaagaagttgtgggaggtgatgactacttgtgtgatcatgcacaatatgatagtAGAGGATAAGCGCCCAGGACGTatctacgatcaagggtttcagttccaaggtgacaatgttgtgcctgagcatggaggaggaGCGGCAATGTTTgcacagttcacccaatttcataatcaaatgcgtgattgggaaactcacattcagctgcaagatgatttggttgagcatatgtgggctcatgttggcaaccaatagatgtaccTTTTTTTAAATGTATTTAAGACAATTTAATTTTTATTCGGCTTGTAAACTACAATATATTTATTTGGGTTGTGGAACTATGCTATATTTGTTTGCTTGTGAAACTATGCAAAATGTGTGTGTATTGATTGAAACACCACAGCAACCCGGCCGCGCGGGCAAATATGGGTCagcgcgttgggcgcactgccgacccaaaccAAAAACTGGGCGGATGTCGAGCGGACGGCCGACCCGAACGGACAAAACGCACGTCTGTTTGGTTggcgcattggagttgctcttagtgaTTATGAATAAAGCTTATGCGAGAAACTTCACATTTCTGTGATATAATCATCCGAACTGATTGGACTATCAATTATCCTGTATTCCTattacaacaatgaaagagaattTTGTACGAGGTGATAGTCGTCAAGGCATCAACGCTCTATTAAGGGCAACTCCAAACGGCGGACCCATTTTGTTTGGTTGGGTCCGCGAGGGCAAAAACCACGGCCCAACATGCGGACGCAAACACATCTTCTGTCTGTCTCGTGTCCGTACGGACGCAAATCCGCCCCAAATTGGGCCGAATTTGCGTCCAcacggacacgagacggacgcacCGCGCATCCACTCGTGTCCAGCTCAGGCCCACGTGTCGGCCACCCAACCGACCCCCGTTGGTCCTACTTAATTCCACGTGTGCTggcaggcccacatgtcagccacccAACCTCCTCCCCACGCGTTTTTTTTTAATGCCACGTGTGCGGGGGGCGCCCAGTTCTCTTCCTCTTGCCCCGCAACCGTCCGACATAGAACCCTAGTCGCCGCCCACCGTCCCACCAGCCACCGGCACAACAATGCCATGGATATGGATCCCCGGGAAGGTCGAGAAGCACAAACACGAGGCCGGCTCCACCTCGGGGTAGAGCCGACGCCGCGCGGCAAGCTTCACCCTGACGCCACATGCGGCCCCACGACAACGTGTGTACGTCAGCGTCGAGCAGTGCGAGCGGTACTGGCAAGAGGCCACCCCGGTGTCGTGGCTTGACGCCCACTTACCAAACGGCTGGCACCTGAACCCGAAGAGGATTCCAATGCCTGCCGTTCCGGCCTCCGGCCGCACACGCATGGACCTCCGTTGCGACCCGGCGTTCGCCGTCAACTCGCCATTCTGGGACACTTGGTCCCATGACGATCACAACGTTGGCGTCGTTCCTACTTCGCCACTCATGCGTGTGCGCATGCCCCCAGTCCTTTGCCACCAACCGACGAAGCCTCCAGCTCTGACGAGAACGATTAGGCCTACAAAAAGGCCATCGAGGACTCCCAGCTCGCCAAGCAAGCCGAATGAGAGGGCCTGACAGAGCAACTAGCCTTATCGGCCGCAGGCGATGTCTCCGTGCGAGAGCGGCATCAGCAGCCGGTGGAGACAGAGAACGCGCTAGGGCCATTGGCGGGGCAATCTTGGTCATGGATGACCATGGTGCCCTACTCGCCGAGGTGGGTGTCATGCACGCTCATGTGGTTGGGCGcgtccgaggaggaggccgagcggCACGCATTGTGGGAGGCCAAGCAGCGGCAGGTGGCGCGGCAGGATGCAGCGCATCAAAATCAGGCGGCGCAGGCGGCGTTGTTAGCGTGGCAGCAGGTGTTTTCATGGGAGGGGCCGGTGTTCGTCAATCTAACCGaagaggaggacgacggcgacaacTAGAATAGTTTTATTTAATGTTTTTTAGTTTTAATTAATGTAAGACTGGACTTCTGTTGGCTGTTTATTTTTTTAATTCGCAAATCCGAACCACGTCAAATGCGTCCCTTTTGGGCGTACCTACAAGCCGGTGGATGAAACCAGACTTTGTTGTCCGCCTAGCCGACCCAAACCGACAAAAAATAGACACATTGCGTGTCCGCTTGAGTCGACAAGTTGAAGTTGGCCTAAGACTAGTGGATACAAGTAGATTGCGTGTGTTTTGCAGCCAAGGATGACACTATGACCTTGATTCAATTGATTCTTAACAAACTAGTATTTGCTTTAAATTTTTAGTAAGTATTAGTGACGGTCTAGGAGTCCTATATTTCCTTTCTTGTACCTCAAGTCTTTTGTACCATGTATATGCCCCTCTGGCCTTGCAATACAATCAAGTTGAATCCATAACATGGTATTAGACCTCTAGGTTCTTTTTTCGCAGGCGCAACTCGTGCTCCAATCCAATATCGTGTCGTCGTAATCCTCTCGGCCGGCTGCTGTTTTCCTCCTCTACTGCCTTCATGTAAGACTGCTCTGGTCGCTACTCTCTCCCATGATCTGCTTCAAGTCAACGCAACGCCATCACCCAACAAGTCCCGCTGCCGCTCTTCGTCACCTCGCCCACGATTCACGCTTCTTCCCGATTGAGATTTCCTCCCGCTGTTGTTCCAGATCAAACTCTGTTGCCATCGATGTTCCAAGCCGATGTTCCAGCTCGACGCTCAGGCCATCGGCTCCTCTTCCGCCCCCCGCCGGCCGCCGGCGCGTTGCGCCCCATGCACCCCCACCCATGTCGTCGGCACTCATCCACGCACGTTCCGACCAGGTCGGTTCAGCTGAGTAGCTTGCACACGCATGTTGCGAGTAGATCTGCTCCGCTGAGTTAAAAAAAACAGAATGTTCTCGTCGGGTATGCATCTCCCTCGCTCCCCGACTCTTGGACGGTGTTTCCTATATTGGTCCTGTCTCGCACATGCGCTGTCTCTCGGTGCTTGGTGCTCGTCACACCTATGACGTCGTCCTTTCAGACATCTTTCGCAGGCTGTGCTGGTCACTATACAGCAAATCCTCTTGTGACCTTCGCACATGGTTATTGTTGCTCTACACCGACTCCCTTAATTGTTCGATGATTTTTGACGGTGCTCCATCTCGCGCATGCATCTTCTATCGGTGTTGCCTGCTATTCCGCTACTTGTTGTTCTTTGCTGCTCTTTGTCAACATCTAATGTGCACGGCTTTCTCCGCCTCTTCCACTCTTGCATTCACGATGACTTGCATCTCTGTCCCATGTATGATTTCTAGTTCCTAGCTCTATATTTTCCGCTGCGTCCACCAAATCCATTGATATTTTGTGTTTCTCATGTCATGCAAGTCCACCATATTGTCTGTCAGCCTTTTTCCGGTCCTTGTCCTTTCTATAGGATTTTTGTGGCCTCTCTTTGCATTGTTGATCTACGCCCATTCTCTTGTCGCCGGTTTTCTTGGGCATGATTTTGTGTGAAATGCTTCATTCTCTTGATGTGTCATCTTCTTCTGACAACCCATCTTCTCTTGATACTTATCTTGTATCTTCTAGTGATGCTGTGTCTGCAGTGTCTTCCTCTGATGCGCCATCTTCTTCTTTGGCTTGACTCGACAAGTTTTGAAGACTCCTCATGATACGACGACACTCTCAAGACGCGGAATTTGGATTATCAATTTTCTTTATGGTGTTACACTTCTTCAAATGCAATGCTATTGCATACGCTTTGCATTTGAGAGGGGGGGGGGTATATTAGCATCGGTCTAGGAGTCCTATATTTCCTTTCTTGTACCTCAAATCTTTTGTGATATATTAGATATCAAGCCTTTTGTGCTATATATATGCCCCTTGGGCCTTGCAATACAATCAAGTTGCATCCATATAACATTAATGTCCTTTTCAAATCTCCAATCCACAATGGGTAGATCTATCGCATATATGCGAACACATAGTACTTCAGAAGCAATACATTTATCAAATTCAAAGTGGATTCCCCTCTCGAACTGAGCTATTTCTGCTTTTTCTAACACAAAGTTAGAGTTGTTCGATGGAAAAATATTTTTATAATCTTTTCCTGCTTTTTCTTTTAAAGTGCATTGGCATGCCAAAAGGtcggcaaccatccaaacaaagaccaatttTTGAGCCATGGCCAAAATTTTGCTAAGGtacactttggccacaatccaaacattCCCATAGCCATGAAAAACTGAAGTGAGAAAGAAATGTGAGATACTGGAGATACTTAACAGCACGACTGCAAGATTATAGGGTCAGTGTTTATGGCTTACCAGCTACACACCAGTTGATCAACTGGTGCAACAGGTGCAGTTCTTTGTGCTGGGACCGATGAGATGTAGTTAACCACACCATTATTGAAGACACTGAGATCAAAATAACCTAGAGCACATGACAGCTGTCAACACTGTCTCAACTTAACTTTCACAAAATAAATATCAATACAACAAATTGCCTTTTGTACCTGAACGAAAAATAGCTTGGAGGATTTAGGGGCTTGTTTGTTTGCTCGATTAAGATACAACCAAAAGGTAGTGGTATTGATGGTCGCCCATCTCGAAGCCATTGCGATCAGTATTATAAGTGCCCCACTAAAAATTCTGCACAAGTAAGATTCATCAAATATAATAAATGCAAGTAAACACAAAACAGAAAAATTAAAATGTGGTGACAGTTAGATGTGTATGCCTTGACTCTCAAAGTCATAAATTTCAGAGAACAGCATTGATAGCATATTATGTATATGTAACTTTTAAACTCTCTTGTGTTAGCTAATATTAAAAAAATGAAAGAAACATTGTATTAATACTGTGAGCAAAGAAGCATACACTAAGTTGTTGTTCTCTGGAATTTCAGCTGGCATCAATGTGAATACAGACAGGAACCAGCATGCGAGCCATGTGTATATTGCAACAGCAGGGCTAGCTTCAATAGAAAAGGCTCCACAAACTGAAGCTAGTATCCCAAGGGCCAAAAAGCACCAGGTATAAAGCTTCCGATCAAAGAAGCTCATAACCTGCACAGAAGTATCAAATCCCATGTCAAATATCAGTCTTATAAAACTTAAACATTTGAGATGTCAATAACAGGTGGTGTACGCACCAGAAACTCCAATATGAGCAATGCAGCAACCGAACTGATCAGAAGATTCATATTGTACTTAAATGGCATATTAAACAATTCTCTCCATGCTGACTTCATGAATTCATAGTTTTGTACAATTCTTGTCCAAAGGAATATTGTCACAAATACATAAGCATGGTAAAGAGGTGGAGATTTCTCTAGAAGTAGTATAATGGATGATAAACCCATGAACAAGCATCCACCTATGTATACCTGAAACCAGGAGAGATAAGATGAAAATAGTGTAAAGGACCACATCAGCTGTCACCAAACAGAAAAGACATTCCAGTAAATTATAATTATAATTCATCATTTCTCAAGTAACTTTGAACAGTTCACAAGATGAATAAGTACCAAACCCATATATTTTGAACATAATTCTATCTGACGCTTATGTAAATTTTACAGCAATGCTGGATTTCATTAGGGAAAATATGGGTATCTGAGAGAAAAAGAATGAACAAGTACCAAACCCACATATTCTGAACATAATTCTATCTGACGCTTATGTAAATTTTACAGCAATGCTGAATTTCATTAGGGAAAGTAAGAGTATCTGAGAGAAACAGAAACAAAACATATATGAAAAGGGCaacccggtgcatgtagctcccgcttgcgcagggtccagggaagggtccgaccactttgggtctttaGTGGATAAAAAATATATTGATGACAATCCACCCTGAGCAAGCTAGAGAAGGGAAACTCCATGGACTGACTCCATTGTCTCCACCCCATAGGAACTACAAGATCACCGTAAGGACACCTTCGGCATCCAGGAGTCTATAGCAACAGAAGCATGTGTTCACACAATGTTATAGACATAGAATCGTACTTAGATAATCTTACTTTCATGGAGGTATTCTTGGGATAAACTTGAGTCCTCTTTAGAAGATTAGCAGGAAATGTTGTATAAGACTGTAGCACATGTAGAATGAGGTTTGCCATCCATCCAATGTATCCAAGGGTAATGGTTGTCATTAACATGAACCAGTCGTATGTTTGGAAATAATGGAGACCAGCAAGAGCCATACTACGGAGCTCTTCAGAATACTTCATGGCAGTTTTGTAGTCCCTTGCAGATATTAGATCTTCGATTCGATCGAGGACAGACGAATAGTTCACCAGTGGTTTAAAAGGCTTGAAATAGAGTGAACTGGATTGCTTCTGCTCTGAGATTGTCAAGGAAAGACATGTGTGGAGTAAGAATATCATCCGATGTATTCAGCTTGGAGGCGATAAATTTGCATAAAGTACAAAGGTGATTGCCATGATGGGATAACAGTTTCCAACGGTCTGCTGTAAAACATTGACTTCAGCGGACAAATAATGAAATAGTCCCCATCAATCATTATCATTCCAAGTCTTATGTACAATTGAGTGCAACAGCCTACTAGCTTAGAAGAGTGGAGTAAGCAAAAAAAAAATACAAATATGTTTCAGATCTTGTTCTGAATGGGTACCTGACTTTCGGAGAAACTGGTTAAGAATTTGCTTTGTGTTGGCCAGAACTGCTTCAACTTCATCAGactgtaaaataaaagagaaataatTGGGATATAGAATTCAACGAGAAGTTTGCAAGCCTAGGCTGCAAGCACAGAAGAATTTTTGGATAGTACTGTGGTGCTTATTGCCTAACCTTGCTTAACTTCAGATAATGAGAAGGTAAGTTCCCCACAGAATTCAAAGGGCATGGCAGACCAACAAGTGTCGCCTGCAAAATTTATGAACGACTGAGAAAATGCAATATTGTGTTTACAAATGTAGAACATGCTGAGGAAGAAAGGAAAATAAGGTATACTATTGTAAACAACCATTAAAGGAGCTATATCAGCCTGGTTGACATCAACTCTTTCGAAGCCTTCAAGAGCCCAGTTCTGTGGCGTGGGCATATCGTGTCTGTGGTCATCAACAAACCGAAAGCCATCATCAGGTTTGTCTGTATAGGCCAAGAATTTTGGGCTCCTGATTCCAGCCCCCCATGCTACAAGTGGAGTATCAGTATTTGAAGGGTGTCCGTCTCCATGGCTTCCTATCAGTAGAAATGCATAATTATATTAGTATCATAAAAACATTGGCATCATAAGATATGATGAGCCATGTACTACCAACCAACCCTATTCTCCAAACTATAAGTGAAAAATCAAAATTGGCATCATTAAAATGCATAATATGATGTACCAAGTACCAACCAACGCTACTCTACAGAATAAAAAGTGAAGCAAGAAGCAGAAGCCTCTGCTATTACTAGCAGGTCAGCAATACATGTGATTGTGATGCACAACACCCTGAGGCAATGCCATGCAAGGTTAGACCAAAATCAGTAGACTGTGGAGTGTTAAGATGCCATGCCCTGAGCTGTCAAACCCTGTAGGTCTAGAACTTTATAGGGATCTCTAGCCCTAAAAAGCATATGGAAAACCCGAAAAAGGGGAGGGAAGTTGATGGGTGAAAACATTGTGTGTGTAGTACTTTATCGTACCTTTGTCGCTCATTCCATGATCTGCAGTAAAAACATAAGCTGTTCGGTTGTCATTGAAGTAGCTTTCCATGAGATTGTACATTCTCTCAGCTATTTCATCAACAACCTTGACATTGTTCAGATAGATGCTTGAATAGGGCCGATGTGCATGACCATTAGAATCGCAACCCAGCAAGTGCAGAAATATAACCAACTTATCCTGTAGGAGTAACTGCCTCAATTTAACATCATCAAGAGACCTGTTGAGAAGACCTTCAAACTGGTCAAACGACCAATGATCCAAAAATGATGCATCTGCAATCAAGGTCTCT
This window contains:
- the LOC123127513 gene encoding GPI ethanolamine phosphate transferase 1 isoform X1 — encoded protein: MAGRPRPQAHSSSASTRRRERWLVVLGIVLHAVYMLSIFDIYFKSPIVHGMAPVPPRLSAPPAKRLVLLVVRVLKILVAAADGLRADKFFEPDERGRYRAPFLRGVIEEKGRWGVSHARPPTESRPGHVAIIAGFYEDPSAVTKGWKANPVEFDSVFNQSRHTISFGSPDIVPIFCSSLPHSTWGSYPHEYEDFATDASFLDHWSFDQFEGLLNRSLDDVKLRQLLLQDKLVIFLHLLGCDSNGHAHRPYSSIYLNNVKVVDEIAERMYNLMESYFNDNRTAYVFTADHGMSDKGSHGDGHPSNTDTPLVAWGAGIRSPKFLAYTDKPDDGFRFVDDHRHDMPTPQNWALEGFERVDVNQADIAPLMATLVGLPCPLNSVGNLPSHYLKLSKSDEVEAVLANTKQILNQFLRKSEQKQSSSLYFKPFKPLVNYSSVLDRIEDLISARDYKTAMKYSEELRSMALAGLHYFQTYDWFMLMTTITLGYIGWMANLILHVLQSYTTFPANLLKRTQVYPKNTSMKVYIGGCLFMGLSSIILLLEKSPPLYHAYVFVTIFLWTRIVQNYEFMKSAWRELFNMPFKYNMNLLISSVAALLILEFLVMSFFDRKLYTWCFLALGILASVCGAFSIEASPAVAIYTWLACWFLSVFTLMPAEIPENNNLVIFSGALIILIAMASRWATINTTTFWLYLNRANKQAPKSSKLFFVQVILISVSSIMVWLTTSHRSQHKELHLLHQLINWCVAGFAMALPLFSPCSVLSRLTSIFLGFAPPFLLLSIGYEAVFYSAFALVLMGWTFLESANLYCSEGSNSSCHSGLADGSVYGYDERCLQLSDLRIPLLFMILFNVAFFGTGNFASIASFEISSVYRFITIFSPFLMTALLIFKLFIPYMLVICTFSAITKIVRIPRIGCYFLVILLSDVMTIHFFFLVQNTGSWMEIGNSISHFAIVSAQVVFVLLLFALTNIYTKDIEVSSRQLTSRKFM
- the LOC123127513 gene encoding GPI ethanolamine phosphate transferase 1 isoform X2; the protein is MAGRPRPQAHSSSASTRRRERWLVVLGIVLHAVYMLSIFDIYFKSPIVHGMAPVPPRLSAPPAKRLVLLVADGLRADKFFEPDERGRYRAPFLRGVIEEKGRWGVSHARPPTESRPGHVAIIAGFYEDPSAVTKGWKANPVEFDSVFNQSRHTISFGSPDIVPIFCSSLPHSTWGSYPHEYEDFATDASFLDHWSFDQFEGLLNRSLDDVKLRQLLLQDKLVIFLHLLGCDSNGHAHRPYSSIYLNNVKVVDEIAERMYNLMESYFNDNRTAYVFTADHGMSDKGSHGDGHPSNTDTPLVAWGAGIRSPKFLAYTDKPDDGFRFVDDHRHDMPTPQNWALEGFERVDVNQADIAPLMATLVGLPCPLNSVGNLPSHYLKLSKSDEVEAVLANTKQILNQFLRKSEQKQSSSLYFKPFKPLVNYSSVLDRIEDLISARDYKTAMKYSEELRSMALAGLHYFQTYDWFMLMTTITLGYIGWMANLILHVLQSYTTFPANLLKRTQVYPKNTSMKVYIGGCLFMGLSSIILLLEKSPPLYHAYVFVTIFLWTRIVQNYEFMKSAWRELFNMPFKYNMNLLISSVAALLILEFLVMSFFDRKLYTWCFLALGILASVCGAFSIEASPAVAIYTWLACWFLSVFTLMPAEIPENNNLVIFSGALIILIAMASRWATINTTTFWLYLNRANKQAPKSSKLFFVQVILISVSSIMVWLTTSHRSQHKELHLLHQLINWCVAGFAMALPLFSPCSVLSRLTSIFLGFAPPFLLLSIGYEAVFYSAFALVLMGWTFLESANLYCSEGSNSSCHSGLADGSVYGYDERCLQLSDLRIPLLFMILFNVAFFGTGNFASIASFEISSVYRFITIFSPFLMTALLIFKLFIPYMLVICTFSAITKIVRIPRIGCYFLVILLSDVMTIHFFFLVQNTGSWMEIGNSISHFAIVSAQVVFVLLLFALTNIYTKDIEVSSRQLTSRKFM